A region from the Lycium barbarum isolate Lr01 chromosome 8, ASM1917538v2, whole genome shotgun sequence genome encodes:
- the LOC132607303 gene encoding chaperone protein dnaJ 72-like codes for MDHYKILGLTRSANKEEIKQAFRKLAMEFHPDKHAHSSNQLKENATLKFKQVSEAYETLIDDRKRADYNIRYNNSYRNSGSNYRGNSDYYYYRNNNNYQNSYNRNNYSYGGSASIVTKFEMVLRYMTTRAFLLNAALAGVLLGATYVVDAGGEALWKMQNSGKSFEEAVESVEKAKAFDDKR; via the exons ATGGATCACTACAAAATATTAGGGTTAACACGAAGCGCGAACAAAGAAGAAATTAAACAAGCGTTTCGTAAATTAGCAATGGAATTTCACCCTGATAAACACGCACATTCTTCGAATCAATTAAAGGAAAACGCTACACTCAAATTCAAACAAGTTTCTGAAGCTTACGAGACTCTGATCGATGATCGCAAACGCGCTGATTATAACATCcgttataataatagttaccgcAATTCTGGGAGTAATTACCGCGGTAATagtgattattattattaccgtaataataataattatcagAACAGTTATAATAGGAATAATTATAGTTATGGAGGTTCAGCTAGCATTGTTACCAAATTTGAGATGGTTTTACGGTACATGACAACAAGGGCGTTTCTCCTTAATGCTGCTCTTGCTGG TGTATTGCTAGGTGCAACATATGTAGTTGATGCAGGTGGGGAGGCACTATGGAAGATGCAAAATTCTGGG AAATCGTTTGAAGAAGCAGTGGAATCTGTAGAAAAAGCTAAAGCATTTGATGACAAAAGATGA
- the LOC132607304 gene encoding replication protein A 14 kDa subunit B-like codes for MDTSNPAVFVNAELLRLHMGRRVRAVIQVMRSDGGGTVIGRSTDDQQIVVKGNPPGPLTTFVEVIGIADSNQSIRAEMWSNFGDTLDTYSYNHVCLLANGDYKHLFI; via the exons ATGGATACATCAAACCCTGCAGTCTTCGTCAATGCTGAGCTCCTCCGCTTGCATATGGGAAGGAGGGTTCGAGCTGTGATTCAGGTTATGCGCTCTGATGGTGGCGGTACAGTGATTGGGAGATCTACAGATGACCAGCAGATAGTTGTGAAAGGCAATCCCCCTGGTCCTCTTACAACATTTGTTGAGGTCATAGGTATCGCTGACAGTAACCAATCTATCCGTGCTGAAATGTGGTCCAACTTTGGGGACACACTAG ATACATATAGCTACAACCATGTTTGCTTGCTGGCAAATGGCGATTATAAACACTTGTTCATATGA